A window of Flavobacterium flavigenum contains these coding sequences:
- a CDS encoding DMT family transporter: MKLTKPRLALICGILCISIFPILVKLKLTPGLISAFYRMFFAVTLLLPYVLLSKNFKLPTLKFTLLAGFCGILFASDVAVWNISIQDSSATQASLLTNLSPVWVGVGSFLFLKSKPATNFWIGTVVSLFGMVTLVGFEFFVELNFNQAFLFAVLSGILYSIYLLVSKNVLSEIDVLTFMTISLIASSIYLGILCYVLNEPFTGFSDTGWFVLVLQAVICQLCAWLSVSYATQHMRPTRVSLSLLSQAVITSILAWLFLEEQITLQMVLGGIILLFGIRITFFDKTISLKRLFSKN; encoded by the coding sequence ATGAAACTCACCAAACCAAGATTGGCCTTAATCTGCGGTATCCTCTGCATTTCTATTTTTCCGATACTGGTAAAACTGAAACTAACGCCCGGATTAATCTCTGCTTTTTACCGGATGTTTTTTGCGGTGACATTGCTTTTGCCGTATGTTCTTTTGAGCAAAAACTTTAAACTGCCAACATTAAAATTTACTCTTTTAGCAGGGTTTTGCGGAATTTTGTTCGCCTCAGATGTTGCAGTTTGGAATATTTCCATTCAGGATTCGAGTGCTACTCAGGCATCTTTATTAACAAATTTATCTCCGGTCTGGGTTGGTGTTGGTTCTTTTTTGTTCCTGAAATCAAAACCTGCGACCAACTTTTGGATTGGAACTGTAGTTTCTTTATTCGGAATGGTGACTTTGGTTGGCTTTGAATTTTTCGTGGAATTGAATTTCAACCAAGCTTTTCTGTTTGCTGTTTTATCCGGGATCTTATATTCAATTTATCTTCTGGTCAGCAAAAATGTACTTTCTGAGATTGATGTTTTAACTTTCATGACAATCAGTTTAATTGCTTCGAGTATTTATTTGGGAATTTTGTGTTATGTTTTAAATGAGCCCTTTACTGGGTTTTCAGATACCGGCTGGTTTGTGTTAGTATTACAGGCTGTAATCTGCCAGTTGTGTGCGTGGCTTTCGGTTAGTTATGCGACACAGCATATGCGTCCTACTAGAGTTTCGCTTAGTTTGCTAAGTCAGGCAGTAATTACTTCAATATTAGCTTGGTTGTTTTTGGAAGAACAAATAACTTTACAAATGGTTTTAGGTGGAATCATTTTACTTTTTGGAATCCGGATTACTTTTTTTGATAAAACAATATCTTTGAAAAGACTGTTTTCCAAAAATTAA
- the metG gene encoding methionine--tRNA ligase: MIQNPKRYTITAALPYTNGPIHIGHLAGVYVPADIYSRYLRLQGKDVAFICGSDEHGVAISMKAKKEGVTPQEVIDKYDGIIRKSFADFGISFDNYSRTSAKIHHDTAQEFFRTLYDNGDFIEEVTEQLYDAKADQFLADRFVVGTCPKCDNPEAYGDQCEKCGSSLNATDLINPKSTITGETPILKSTKHWFLPLDRYDAFLREWILEGHKNDWKTNVYGQVKSWIDAGLEPRAVTRDLDWGIDVPVEGAEGKKLYVWFDAPIGYISSTKEWAAREGKDWEPYWKDQDTKLVHFIGKDNIVFHCIIFPAMLKAEGSYILPDNVPANEFLNLEGNKLSTSKNWAVWLHEYLEEFPEKQDVLRYALTSNAPETKDNDFTWKDFQARNNNELVAIFGNFINRVVVLTNKYYDGVVPTPNELSEVDENTLAELKAYPAVISSSVERYRFREALGELMNVARLGNKYLADEEPWKVMKDNPERVKTQMYVALQIAAALSVLAEPFLPFTAAKLSGILKLGDLKEHFEGFSKFLKENHPGATDVILDKVLNWNDISKHSDLLPAGHKIGEAELLFAKIEDEEIQKQIDKLEATKTANLAESKQPEPQKDLIQFEDFAKMDIRIGTILEAEKMPKANKLLVLKVDTGIDVRTIVSGIAESFSPEEIIGKRVSVLANLAPRALRGVESQGMILMTTNAEGKLVFVNPDADAPNGSTVN; the protein is encoded by the coding sequence ATGATACAGAATCCAAAAAGATATACTATTACAGCAGCATTGCCTTACACCAACGGACCAATCCATATTGGGCATTTGGCGGGGGTTTACGTGCCTGCTGATATTTATTCGAGATACCTTCGCCTGCAGGGAAAAGACGTTGCCTTTATTTGCGGAAGTGATGAACACGGCGTTGCCATTTCGATGAAAGCAAAAAAAGAAGGCGTTACGCCACAGGAAGTTATCGATAAATATGATGGAATTATCAGAAAATCGTTTGCTGATTTCGGGATTTCGTTTGATAATTATTCCAGGACTTCGGCTAAAATCCATCATGATACGGCTCAGGAATTCTTTAGAACTTTGTATGATAATGGTGATTTTATTGAAGAAGTAACTGAACAATTGTACGATGCAAAAGCAGATCAGTTTTTGGCAGATCGGTTTGTAGTAGGTACTTGTCCGAAATGTGACAATCCGGAAGCTTACGGTGATCAGTGCGAAAAATGCGGTTCGAGTTTGAATGCAACCGATCTGATTAATCCGAAATCAACAATAACGGGAGAAACTCCAATTTTGAAATCAACGAAACACTGGTTTTTACCATTGGACCGATATGATGCTTTTTTACGTGAATGGATTTTGGAAGGTCATAAAAATGACTGGAAAACGAACGTGTACGGACAGGTAAAATCATGGATTGATGCCGGATTAGAACCTCGCGCCGTAACGCGCGACCTTGATTGGGGAATTGATGTTCCGGTTGAAGGTGCCGAAGGCAAAAAATTATATGTTTGGTTTGATGCGCCTATAGGATATATTTCTTCTACAAAAGAATGGGCTGCCCGTGAAGGAAAAGACTGGGAACCGTATTGGAAAGACCAGGACACCAAACTGGTTCATTTTATCGGAAAAGACAATATCGTTTTTCACTGTATTATTTTTCCGGCAATGCTTAAAGCAGAAGGAAGCTATATTTTACCAGATAATGTTCCTGCAAATGAATTTTTGAATCTGGAAGGAAATAAGCTTTCTACTTCTAAAAACTGGGCGGTCTGGTTACATGAATATCTAGAAGAGTTTCCGGAAAAACAAGACGTTTTGCGTTATGCCTTAACATCAAACGCTCCTGAAACAAAAGATAACGATTTTACCTGGAAAGATTTTCAGGCGAGAAATAACAATGAATTAGTGGCCATTTTCGGAAACTTCATTAATCGTGTGGTAGTTTTAACCAACAAATATTACGATGGCGTTGTTCCGACCCCAAATGAATTATCTGAAGTTGATGAAAATACTTTGGCTGAATTAAAAGCCTATCCGGCTGTGATTTCAAGTTCGGTTGAGCGTTACAGATTTCGAGAAGCTTTAGGAGAATTGATGAATGTGGCCCGTTTAGGAAACAAATATCTTGCTGATGAGGAGCCATGGAAAGTAATGAAAGATAATCCGGAACGTGTAAAAACCCAAATGTATGTAGCCTTGCAGATTGCTGCTGCTCTGAGCGTTTTGGCCGAACCGTTTTTACCATTTACTGCTGCTAAACTTTCAGGAATTCTTAAATTGGGTGACCTGAAAGAACATTTCGAAGGTTTTAGTAAATTTTTGAAAGAGAATCATCCCGGTGCAACAGACGTTATTCTCGATAAGGTTTTAAACTGGAATGATATTTCAAAACATTCCGATTTATTGCCAGCGGGACACAAAATTGGTGAAGCAGAATTGCTTTTTGCTAAAATCGAAGACGAAGAAATACAAAAACAAATAGATAAATTGGAAGCAACAAAAACCGCTAATCTTGCCGAAAGCAAACAGCCTGAACCTCAAAAAGATTTGATTCAGTTTGAGGATTTCGCTAAAATGGATATCCGTATCGGAACTATTTTGGAAGCAGAAAAAATGCCAAAAGCCAATAAACTTTTAGTGTTAAAAGTAGATACAGGAATTGATGTTCGTACGATTGTGTCCGGAATTGCAGAGAGTTTTTCTCCGGAAGAAATCATCGGAAAACGTGTTTCTGTATTAGCAAACCTTGCTCCAAGAGCATTGCGTGGTGTTGAAAGTCAGGGAATGATCCTGATGACAACAAATGCCGAAGGAAAACTGGTATTTGTAAATCCGGATGCTGATGCACCAAACGGATCGACTGTAAACTAA
- a CDS encoding single-stranded DNA-binding protein — protein MKNKVQLIGNVGNDPEIKTLDSGRKLAHLSIATNEKYTNDKGEKVEQTEWHRVTAWGKTAEIIEKYVVKGKEVAVEGKLTHRSYDDKNGEKRYVTEIVVNEILLLSK, from the coding sequence ATGAAAAACAAAGTACAATTAATCGGTAACGTAGGTAATGACCCTGAAATCAAAACATTAGACAGCGGAAGAAAATTAGCGCATTTAAGTATTGCTACCAATGAGAAATACACTAATGATAAAGGTGAAAAAGTGGAGCAAACCGAATGGCATCGTGTTACTGCCTGGGGCAAAACGGCCGAAATTATCGAAAAATATGTAGTAAAAGGAAAAGAAGTCGCCGTTGAAGGAAAACTGACACACAGAAGCTATGACGATAAAAACGGAGAGAAACGTTACGTTACAGAAATTGTGGTAAACGAAATCTTACTGCTCAGCAAATAA
- a CDS encoding HAD family hydrolase, with the protein MLHRNKIPALKVIAFDADDTLFVNEPYFQETEHKFCALMEDYLSHQGISQELFKIEIDNLPLYGYGIKGYILSMIEAAMKISNNTIPVEVIEKIIQYGKELLEKPIELLDGIEETLQALHGKYKLVVATKGDLKDQHSKLHRSGLGHYFHHIEVMSDKQEIDYEKLLGRLDIQAHEFLMIGNSLKSDVLPVLGIGGYAVHIPFHTTWEHEKINHKVEHEHFSSFEKITEVVPNLV; encoded by the coding sequence ATGTTACATAGAAATAAAATCCCTGCTTTAAAAGTAATCGCATTTGATGCCGATGACACTTTGTTTGTTAACGAACCTTACTTCCAGGAAACAGAACATAAATTTTGCGCCCTGATGGAAGATTATCTTTCGCATCAGGGAATCTCGCAGGAGTTATTTAAAATTGAAATAGACAACTTGCCTCTGTACGGCTACGGAATCAAAGGGTATATTTTATCTATGATTGAAGCAGCAATGAAAATTTCTAACAATACCATTCCGGTTGAAGTCATTGAAAAAATCATCCAATACGGAAAAGAACTGCTGGAAAAACCAATCGAACTTTTAGACGGAATCGAAGAAACCCTTCAGGCTTTGCACGGAAAATATAAACTGGTCGTAGCTACAAAAGGCGATTTAAAAGACCAGCACAGCAAATTACACCGTTCAGGACTTGGGCATTATTTTCACCATATCGAAGTAATGTCAGACAAACAGGAAATTGATTATGAAAAATTGCTAGGGCGTTTAGATATTCAGGCGCATGAGTTTTTAATGATCGGAAACTCTTTAAAATCAGATGTATTACCGGTTTTAGGAATTGGCGGATATGCCGTTCACATTCCGTTTCATACCACTTGGGAACATGAAAAAATCAATCACAAGGTAGAACACGAACATTTTAGCTCATTCGAAAAAATAACAGAAGTTGTTCCTAATTTAGTATAA
- a CDS encoding 3-keto-disaccharide hydrolase, giving the protein MKKYAILIAFAFLFSLTSATTETNSFEEGWINLLDNNLSKWDMYLSYKHKNGYSGKVPTDANGNEIPPIGYNKNINNMFTVIQENKEPVLKVSGEYYGCVFTKENFKNYRLKLKVKFGSKKWEPRTEKLMDAGVLYHSQGKAGVDYWRAWMLSQEFQIMEGHFGDYWNIANSAIDIKAYLPEGSMNAVADEDQPFLPFGTHTENTGFCMRKMRTETPNNGWTEIELVCFEGKSLHIINGKVVMVLQNSRYFDGEKFMPLTEGKIQLQSEACEVYYKNIKIKPISKMPAEFENYFK; this is encoded by the coding sequence ATGAAAAAATACGCTATTCTAATTGCATTTGCCTTTCTTTTTAGCCTGACCTCTGCCACTACCGAAACAAACTCATTCGAAGAGGGCTGGATCAATTTACTGGACAACAACCTCAGCAAATGGGATATGTATCTAAGTTACAAACACAAGAACGGATATTCGGGAAAAGTCCCAACAGATGCTAATGGAAACGAAATACCGCCTATTGGCTACAATAAAAATATCAACAATATGTTTACCGTAATTCAGGAAAACAAAGAACCCGTCCTTAAAGTTTCTGGGGAATATTATGGTTGTGTTTTTACTAAAGAAAATTTCAAAAATTATCGACTGAAGCTGAAAGTTAAGTTTGGAAGTAAAAAATGGGAACCCAGAACCGAAAAACTCATGGATGCAGGTGTGCTTTATCATTCGCAGGGAAAAGCGGGCGTAGATTACTGGCGTGCCTGGATGTTATCGCAGGAATTCCAAATAATGGAAGGTCATTTTGGCGATTACTGGAACATCGCTAATTCTGCAATTGATATCAAAGCGTATCTTCCGGAAGGATCTATGAATGCTGTTGCCGATGAGGATCAGCCATTTCTTCCGTTTGGGACACATACTGAAAATACCGGGTTTTGCATGCGAAAAATGAGAACTGAAACCCCTAATAACGGCTGGACAGAAATAGAACTGGTTTGTTTTGAAGGAAAAAGTCTTCATATCATTAACGGCAAAGTAGTCATGGTTTTGCAAAATTCCCGTTATTTTGATGGTGAAAAATTTATGCCTTTAACGGAAGGAAAAATACAATTGCAAAGCGAAGCTTGTGAAGTTTACTATAAAAACATCAAAATTAAACCAATAAGCAAAATGCCTGCTGAGTTTGAAAATTACTTCAAATAG
- a CDS encoding bifunctional GNAT family N-acetyltransferase/carbon-nitrogen hydrolase family protein, with protein sequence MQTKINKVELRNLKFEDYKELKNSMVESYPDMANSYWRANDIERLLSIFPEGQLVILVDGKVVGSALSLIVDEKLVDKRHNYRQIVGDYTFSTHNPDGEILYGIDVFIHPNFRGLRLGRRLYDARKELCEQLNLKAIVFAGRIPNYAQHSKKMTPKNYIDKVKHKELHDPVLSFQLSNDFHVLRIIKNYLEGDEESKEFAVLLEWNNVYYDESPKLINLEKSVIRLGLVQWQMRQLNNLEEFFEQSEFFIDVVSGYGSDFALFPELFIAPLMADYNHLSEAEAIRELARYSDPIRKRFQELAISYNINIITGSMPYLENGNLYNVGFLCKRDGISEMYTKIHITPNEVVHWGMKGGSQFKTFDTDCGKIGILICYDVEFPELPRLLADEGMNILFVPFLTDTQNGYTRVKHCSQARAIENECYVAIAGCVGNLPKVNNMDIQYAQAAVFTPSDFAFPSNGIKAEATPNTEMTLIVDVDLNLLKELHEHGSVHILKDRRTDLYEIKKLNP encoded by the coding sequence ATGCAGACAAAAATCAACAAAGTAGAATTACGAAATTTAAAATTTGAAGATTATAAAGAACTCAAAAACTCTATGGTCGAATCTTATCCGGATATGGCCAATTCGTATTGGAGAGCAAATGATATTGAAAGATTGCTTTCTATATTTCCAGAAGGTCAACTGGTAATTTTGGTAGATGGCAAAGTGGTTGGCTCTGCATTATCCCTTATTGTTGATGAAAAATTAGTAGACAAAAGGCACAATTACAGGCAGATTGTTGGAGATTACACCTTTTCTACCCATAATCCGGATGGGGAAATTTTATATGGAATTGATGTTTTTATTCATCCTAATTTCCGAGGATTACGATTGGGCAGACGTTTGTACGATGCAAGAAAAGAATTGTGCGAACAGCTGAATCTGAAAGCTATTGTTTTTGCCGGAAGGATTCCGAATTATGCGCAGCATTCTAAAAAAATGACACCAAAAAATTACATCGACAAAGTAAAACACAAAGAATTACACGATCCAGTGCTTTCATTTCAGTTGAGTAATGATTTTCACGTTTTGCGGATTATCAAAAATTATCTGGAAGGAGACGAAGAATCCAAAGAATTTGCGGTGCTTTTAGAATGGAACAATGTCTATTATGATGAAAGTCCAAAGCTGATCAATCTCGAAAAAAGTGTAATTCGTCTGGGTCTTGTACAATGGCAAATGCGTCAACTGAATAATCTGGAAGAATTTTTCGAACAGTCTGAATTTTTTATTGATGTCGTTTCTGGATATGGGAGCGATTTTGCGCTTTTTCCGGAACTTTTTATTGCGCCTCTGATGGCCGATTACAATCATTTATCAGAAGCAGAAGCCATTCGGGAACTTGCCCGCTATTCTGACCCGATCAGAAAGCGTTTTCAGGAATTGGCTATTTCATACAACATCAATATCATTACCGGTAGTATGCCTTACTTAGAAAATGGTAATTTATATAATGTTGGTTTTTTGTGCAAAAGGGATGGGATTTCTGAAATGTATACCAAAATTCACATTACTCCAAACGAAGTCGTACATTGGGGCATGAAAGGAGGATCCCAATTTAAAACTTTTGATACCGATTGCGGAAAAATAGGAATCCTGATTTGTTACGATGTTGAATTCCCGGAACTTCCAAGATTACTCGCAGATGAAGGCATGAATATTCTTTTTGTTCCTTTTTTGACCGATACACAAAATGGTTACACCCGTGTCAAACATTGTTCGCAGGCACGTGCGATAGAAAATGAATGTTATGTGGCCATTGCAGGCTGTGTTGGGAATCTTCCGAAAGTAAATAATATGGATATTCAATATGCGCAGGCGGCAGTATTTACACCCTCTGATTTTGCTTTTCCGAGCAACGGCATCAAAGCCGAAGCCACTCCAAACACAGAAATGACATTGATTGTAGATGTGGATTTGAATTTACTAAAAGAATTGCATGAGCATGGAAGTGTACATATACTGAAAGACAGGAGGACAGATTTATATGAAATAAAGAAACTGAATCCTTGA
- a CDS encoding PhzF family phenazine biosynthesis protein has protein sequence MEKRKALEYYVLDVFSNESYKGNPLSVVFTDGNLDLQTYKDISKEFGYSETSFVYYSKEQKALNVRSFTPTGIEIDGAGHNLLGAVCGALLKRMSIFEEQSENNRFVIMKHSRIPLTVHFDSVTYDPVVQMHQKPAVVKEEIPTYKLAVALGLKIEDLDSNDFVPTIVKTEVAHIMVPIKNSPILNSIVPDHKLLIEISKEYQSEGFYCFTISNQNEGNIAEARFFNPVIGIYEDPATGTAAGPLIGFLTSKKQAKLNTEYKILQGVKLNQPSIIEVMNRENDILVGGSSIITMKGELYI, from the coding sequence ATGGAAAAAAGAAAAGCCCTTGAATACTATGTTTTAGACGTATTCTCAAACGAAAGTTATAAAGGAAATCCTCTTTCTGTTGTTTTTACTGATGGAAATTTAGACCTTCAAACTTATAAGGATATTTCTAAAGAATTTGGTTATTCTGAAACTTCTTTCGTTTATTATTCAAAAGAGCAAAAAGCATTAAATGTTCGTTCGTTTACCCCAACCGGAATCGAAATAGATGGTGCAGGACATAATTTGCTTGGAGCAGTTTGTGGTGCTTTACTTAAAAGAATGTCAATATTTGAGGAACAATCAGAAAACAACCGATTTGTAATCATGAAACATTCCCGGATTCCGTTAACGGTACATTTCGATTCAGTTACCTATGATCCTGTTGTACAAATGCATCAAAAACCGGCTGTTGTCAAAGAAGAAATTCCTACTTATAAATTAGCTGTCGCACTTGGTTTAAAAATCGAAGATTTAGACAGCAACGATTTCGTACCGACGATTGTAAAAACAGAAGTCGCTCACATCATGGTTCCGATAAAAAACAGTCCGATTTTAAACAGCATTGTTCCGGACCACAAACTTTTAATCGAGATTTCGAAAGAATACCAATCCGAAGGATTTTATTGCTTTACTATTTCAAATCAAAATGAAGGCAACATTGCGGAAGCCAGATTCTTCAATCCCGTAATCGGAATTTATGAGGATCCCGCTACGGGAACTGCAGCCGGACCACTAATTGGTTTTTTGACTTCTAAAAAACAGGCAAAACTAAATACCGAATATAAAATTCTACAGGGTGTTAAGCTAAATCAGCCTTCCATAATTGAAGTAATGAATCGCGAAAATGATATTTTGGTGGGCGGTTCTTCGATTATTACGATGAAAGGGGAACTTTATATATAA
- a CDS encoding chloramphenicol acetyltransferase, with translation MKNLLDLENWNRKEHFEHFSKMEEPFFGVTVEIDCTKAYQTAKNLKASFFIFYLHKTLVAVNSVENFKYRIAENQIYIHDRVDASATIGRKDGTFGFSLIEYNPDFKIFEKNAHAEIDRIQNTTGLFTRSFDDDNVIHFSAIPWLNFTSISHARSYSYPDSCPKISFGKMMTSSTEKKTMAMSVHVHHGLMDGLHVGQFADLFQEVMNK, from the coding sequence ATGAAAAACCTTTTAGATTTAGAAAACTGGAATAGAAAAGAGCATTTTGAACATTTCAGTAAAATGGAAGAACCCTTTTTTGGCGTTACTGTCGAAATTGATTGTACAAAAGCTTATCAAACCGCTAAAAACCTAAAAGCTTCTTTTTTTATCTTTTACCTGCATAAAACTCTGGTAGCGGTAAATTCGGTTGAAAATTTTAAATACCGAATTGCTGAAAATCAGATTTACATTCATGATCGTGTAGATGCATCGGCTACTATTGGCCGTAAAGATGGTACTTTTGGGTTTTCATTAATTGAATATAATCCTGATTTTAAGATTTTTGAAAAGAATGCTCATGCAGAAATTGATCGGATCCAAAATACCACCGGACTTTTTACAAGATCGTTTGATGATGATAATGTGATTCACTTTTCGGCAATTCCATGGTTAAATTTTACTTCGATTTCGCACGCACGAAGTTATTCTTATCCAGACAGCTGCCCTAAAATTTCTTTTGGAAAAATGATGACTTCATCAACCGAAAAAAAAACCATGGCAATGTCTGTACATGTTCACCACGGATTAATGGACGGCTTGCATGTAGGTCAGTTTGCTGATCTTTTTCAGGAAGTAATGAACAAATAG
- a CDS encoding CDGSH iron-sulfur domain-containing protein, with protein sequence MSKTKLIINKNGSIKIEGDFEIMDPEGTLYGLQGRSALGLCRCGLSNNKPFCDGGHRNNFEHDSVAFDLPPMKTN encoded by the coding sequence ATGAGCAAGACAAAACTTATCATCAATAAAAACGGATCAATCAAAATTGAAGGTGATTTTGAAATTATGGATCCGGAAGGAACTCTTTACGGATTGCAGGGAAGATCAGCACTTGGTCTTTGCCGTTGCGGATTATCAAATAATAAACCATTTTGCGATGGCGGACACAGAAACAACTTCGAACATGATTCTGTAGCGTTTGATTTGCCTCCGATGAAAACGAATTAA
- a CDS encoding DUF2461 domain-containing protein produces MKNQIIIPQSALDFLQLLKENNNKPWFEAHKQEYLTELSHIEAFADALLQELSKTDILETKSGKKSVYRIYRDIRFSKDKTPFKTFWGGSYTRATAVRRGGYYFHLEKGNSFFAGGFWGPNAADLKRIRTEFAQDPETFRKILNSKSFISNFGTLQGEQLKTKPAGFGVDHPAIDLLRFKQFLVIKRFTDEEVLNALFLEQALDTFKNMRPFFDYMSEVLTTDINGASIL; encoded by the coding sequence ATGAAAAACCAAATCATAATTCCACAATCTGCTCTTGATTTTTTACAGCTGCTCAAAGAAAACAATAACAAACCCTGGTTTGAAGCACATAAACAGGAATATCTAACCGAATTAAGCCATATTGAAGCTTTTGCAGATGCTTTGTTACAGGAACTTTCTAAAACGGATATCCTGGAAACCAAATCTGGTAAAAAAAGTGTGTATCGAATTTACCGTGATATACGTTTTTCTAAAGACAAAACGCCTTTTAAAACTTTTTGGGGAGGCAGCTATACACGGGCAACTGCGGTCAGACGAGGCGGTTATTATTTTCATCTTGAAAAAGGAAACAGCTTTTTTGCGGGTGGGTTTTGGGGACCGAATGCAGCAGATCTAAAGAGGATTAGAACTGAATTTGCCCAGGATCCGGAAACGTTTCGGAAAATTTTAAATTCAAAATCTTTCATCAGTAATTTTGGGACTTTACAAGGAGAGCAACTCAAGACAAAACCAGCAGGCTTTGGTGTAGATCATCCGGCAATTGACCTCCTCCGTTTCAAACAATTTTTGGTAATCAAACGTTTCACGGATGAAGAAGTCTTGAACGCGCTTTTCTTAGAACAGGCTTTAGACACATTCAAAAACATGAGACCTTTTTTTGATTATATGAGCGAAGTACTGACAACTGATATAAATGGCGCTTCGATATTATAA
- a CDS encoding ferritin yields the protein MLSKNIETALNKQIRIEAESSQTYLSMACWAEVHGLEGIAQFMYTQSDEERAHMLKLVKYVNERGGHAQVTDLKAPRISYSTFKEMFEELYNHELFVSQSINELVHITFEEKDYATHNFLQWYVSEQIEEEATAKSILDKINLIGEDKGGLYLFDRDIQQLTVTSSIAINPK from the coding sequence ATGCTATCAAAAAATATTGAAACGGCTTTAAATAAGCAAATCCGAATAGAAGCAGAATCTTCACAAACCTACCTCTCGATGGCTTGCTGGGCCGAAGTACACGGATTAGAAGGAATTGCCCAGTTTATGTATACCCAGTCTGATGAAGAACGTGCACACATGCTTAAACTGGTAAAATATGTTAACGAACGTGGCGGACACGCTCAGGTTACTGATCTAAAAGCACCCAGAATTTCCTATTCCACATTTAAAGAGATGTTTGAGGAACTTTACAATCACGAACTTTTTGTTTCACAATCGATCAATGAACTGGTACACATCACTTTTGAAGAGAAAGATTATGCTACACACAATTTCTTACAATGGTATGTTTCTGAACAAATTGAAGAAGAAGCTACAGCTAAATCTATTTTGGACAAAATCAACTTAATTGGTGAAGATAAGGGCGGACTTTACTTGTTTGATCGTGATATTCAGCAGTTAACTGTTACAAGCTCAATTGCTATTAATCCAAAATAA